The following proteins come from a genomic window of Eisenibacter elegans DSM 3317:
- a CDS encoding DUF434 domain-containing protein gives MAHQQKHRGQHSSDKQLFTESWLTVLRQAVQDLSYLQERGYAESSALKLVGDRYRLNARQRHALLRASCADSTAISRKYSERQAAQLVGQPVFIDGYNLLIGVESALSGGLLFLCRDGCYRDIASIHGTYKSVIETQPAIICIGQALQTLQTGPVCWYFDAPVSNSGRLRQKITEFIAPYAWQWQIELLNNPDKALAEAQGVVITSDGWILDRAPQGWFNMLKYLITQTQIGQPQVRSLV, from the coding sequence ATGGCACATCAACAAAAACATCGTGGTCAGCATTCATCTGACAAGCAGCTATTTACGGAATCTTGGCTGACAGTACTGCGGCAAGCAGTTCAGGATTTGAGCTATTTGCAAGAACGGGGCTATGCCGAGTCATCGGCATTGAAATTGGTTGGCGACCGTTACCGCCTCAACGCACGCCAACGACACGCCCTGTTGCGGGCTTCTTGCGCCGATAGCACTGCTATCAGCCGTAAGTACAGCGAACGACAAGCGGCTCAGTTGGTAGGGCAGCCGGTGTTTATTGATGGCTACAACCTGCTCATAGGCGTAGAATCGGCACTTTCGGGAGGCTTGTTGTTTTTGTGTCGAGACGGTTGCTACCGCGATATTGCCAGCATCCACGGCACCTACAAGAGTGTAATCGAGACGCAGCCCGCCATCATATGCATTGGTCAAGCCTTGCAAACCCTACAAACAGGGCCGGTTTGTTGGTATTTCGATGCGCCGGTGTCGAACAGTGGGCGGCTACGCCAAAAAATCACGGAGTTTATCGCCCCCTATGCCTGGCAGTGGCAGATTGAGCTGCTCAACAATCCCGACAAAGCCCTAGCGGAGGCGCAGGGCGTTGTCATTACGTCGGATGGTTGGATTCTGGACCGTGCCCCACAGGGGTGGTTCAATATGCTCAAATACCTCATCACCCAAACACAGATAGGGCAGCCGCAGGTTCGGTCATTGGTCTGA
- a CDS encoding M14 family zinc carboxypeptidase translates to MSRFLHHFLGWALILCLTINTLNAQSLLSPDDFLGYPLGQRFTPHHRVVAYFEHVAERSPSVVLEYYGQTYEGRLLIAAFVGAEPLIQSREDIRLHNRIITGLDQGSAPGQHRPIIWLSYNIHGNEASGTEAAMRTLYTLASAPTAEIQAWLGEMLVVIDPCENPDGRDRYAIWHAQAVGKRGNGHIAAWEHHEPWPGGRFNHYIFDLNRDWAWQTQQESRARTRLIGQWMPHVHVDFHEMGVFSQYFFPPSASPYHPALSDWQREFPQYLGETIAQYFDQSNQLYFTKEVFDLFYPSYGDTWPSYQGALGYTYEQSGSGRGSTATYRGQDTLTLERRLNNHHEAGMATLRAAYTHRQKILQEFANYFKTARQGPKGDYRSFVVKGTNDTAKLRTLLRILDGQQIQYAYSSSGGSGWDYKAHKMGSFAKDEGDIVISTAQPQGHLAKILFEPVAALEDSITYDLTAWALPYALGLEAYASKGNIGSKKDSVKLDFEPNTPTARPPYAFAFPWKATQQASLLAACLEAGLNLRTTTSPFEIEDQTFERGTMLLTQADNRHLDPETFANLVISLANKAQQPLKPLYTGLVSKGRDLGASGFPLIRKSNVAIVGGDGVAPTSFGEIWHYFEEQVSTTVTVLQTNYLGSVDLREFDVIVLPSGNYRKHSEQLLAYIHQGGRVVALERSIELFAQAQETQLAQAIAAKESAKQNKDKDKPAKDPAKMRYEDREREAMTEGIEGAVYKVYLDDSHPLAFGETETVFWMKRNPKTYPYLTENGAWTVGRFEEDSYLHGFVGHKLKPQIPKTLAFGLEFYGDGEIIYFTDTPVFRGFWHATQQLFANAVWLPMD, encoded by the coding sequence ATGAGCCGTTTTCTACACCATTTTCTGGGTTGGGCATTGATTCTATGCCTGACTATCAACACCTTGAACGCCCAATCCCTCCTCAGCCCCGATGATTTTTTGGGCTACCCTCTTGGGCAGCGATTTACCCCTCACCATCGGGTAGTGGCTTATTTTGAGCACGTAGCCGAGCGCTCTCCGAGCGTAGTTTTGGAATACTATGGGCAGACCTATGAGGGAAGGCTCTTGATAGCAGCCTTTGTAGGAGCAGAGCCCCTGATACAAAGCCGCGAAGACATCCGTCTACACAACCGCATCATCACAGGGCTTGACCAAGGCAGCGCGCCCGGTCAACACCGCCCCATTATATGGCTGAGTTACAACATTCACGGGAACGAAGCCTCCGGCACAGAGGCCGCCATGCGCACCCTCTATACCTTGGCTAGCGCCCCTACAGCGGAAATACAAGCTTGGCTCGGAGAAATGTTGGTGGTGATTGACCCTTGTGAAAACCCCGACGGGCGCGATCGCTACGCCATCTGGCACGCCCAAGCTGTCGGCAAGCGCGGAAATGGCCATATCGCCGCTTGGGAACATCACGAACCTTGGCCCGGAGGGCGTTTCAACCACTACATCTTTGACCTCAACCGCGACTGGGCTTGGCAAACCCAACAAGAAAGCCGCGCCCGCACCCGGCTCATTGGCCAATGGATGCCTCATGTACACGTAGATTTTCACGAGATGGGCGTTTTCTCTCAGTATTTCTTCCCTCCTTCGGCGAGCCCCTACCACCCTGCACTCAGCGATTGGCAACGAGAGTTCCCCCAATACCTAGGCGAGACCATTGCCCAATACTTTGACCAAAGCAACCAACTCTATTTTACCAAAGAGGTCTTTGACCTCTTTTACCCCAGCTATGGTGATACTTGGCCTTCGTACCAAGGAGCCTTGGGCTATACCTACGAACAAAGTGGCTCCGGTAGGGGCAGTACGGCCACCTACCGAGGCCAAGACACCCTCACCCTAGAGCGCCGCCTCAACAATCACCACGAAGCAGGAATGGCAACCCTGCGAGCGGCCTATACACACCGCCAAAAAATACTCCAAGAGTTTGCCAACTACTTCAAAACCGCCCGCCAAGGTCCTAAAGGAGATTATAGAAGCTTTGTGGTCAAGGGCACAAACGATACCGCCAAGCTGCGCACCTTGCTACGTATACTCGATGGGCAGCAAATTCAATATGCCTACAGCAGCAGCGGAGGCAGCGGCTGGGATTATAAAGCCCACAAGATGGGGAGCTTTGCCAAAGACGAAGGCGATATTGTCATCTCGACAGCCCAGCCCCAAGGGCACTTGGCCAAAATATTGTTTGAGCCGGTAGCCGCTCTCGAAGACTCTATCACCTATGACCTTACGGCCTGGGCCTTGCCCTATGCGCTTGGCTTGGAAGCCTACGCCAGCAAGGGCAACATCGGCAGCAAGAAAGACAGTGTAAAACTCGATTTTGAACCCAATACCCCAACAGCGCGCCCACCCTACGCTTTTGCCTTCCCTTGGAAAGCCACCCAGCAGGCATCGCTCTTGGCCGCTTGTTTGGAGGCCGGCCTCAACTTGCGTACGACGACAAGCCCCTTCGAAATAGAAGACCAAACCTTTGAGCGGGGGACGATGCTCCTCACTCAGGCCGACAACCGACACCTCGACCCTGAGACCTTTGCCAACCTTGTGATAAGCCTTGCCAATAAGGCACAACAACCCCTCAAACCGTTGTACACAGGCTTGGTCAGCAAAGGCCGTGACTTGGGAGCCTCGGGCTTTCCGCTTATCCGCAAAAGTAATGTCGCCATTGTAGGGGGAGATGGTGTAGCGCCTACTTCGTTTGGAGAAATCTGGCACTATTTTGAGGAACAAGTCAGCACGACAGTTACCGTATTACAGACCAACTACTTGGGCAGTGTTGACCTGCGAGAATTTGATGTAATTGTCTTGCCATCGGGTAATTATCGCAAACACAGCGAACAACTATTGGCCTATATCCACCAAGGTGGCCGAGTCGTGGCCTTAGAGCGTAGTATAGAGCTATTTGCCCAAGCCCAAGAAACTCAGTTGGCTCAGGCCATTGCGGCCAAAGAATCGGCCAAACAAAACAAAGACAAGGACAAACCTGCCAAAGACCCCGCCAAAATGCGCTACGAAGACCGTGAGCGCGAAGCCATGACAGAAGGTATAGAGGGTGCTGTTTACAAGGTATATCTCGATGATTCGCATCCGCTGGCTTTTGGCGAAACCGAAACGGTGTTTTGGATGAAACGTAACCCTAAAACCTATCCATATCTCACAGAAAACGGCGCGTGGACAGTAGGCCGATTTGAAGAAGACAGCTACCTACACGGTTTTGTAGGCCATAAGCTCAAGCCTCAAATCCCAAAAACACTTGCCTTCGGCTTAGAGTTCTATGGCGATGGCGAAATCATCTACTTCACCGATACGCCTGTTTTCAGAGGTTTTTGGCATGCCACACAGCAACTCTTTGCTAATGCCGTTTGGTTGCCTATGGATTGA
- a CDS encoding ORF6N domain-containing protein, with amino-acid sequence MENPENLPEFEAIANTILLIRGKKVMLDADLAKVYQVTTKQLNQAVKRNIERFPPDFMFRLTKEEKEKVVTECDHLNNLKFSPYEPNAFTEHGALMLASILNTPAAIHACVQVVRTFVRMREIVDNHAIGFENHIAERLAHLEHKSETQFQSILQAIQQLRTGGSLPEAPSEDLEDFEEPSAPTPEE; translated from the coding sequence ATGGAAAACCCCGAAAACCTCCCCGAGTTTGAAGCCATTGCCAATACCATCTTGCTCATCAGGGGCAAAAAAGTGATGTTGGATGCCGATTTGGCCAAAGTATACCAAGTAACAACCAAGCAGCTCAACCAAGCCGTAAAGCGTAATATTGAGCGTTTTCCGCCAGATTTTATGTTTCGCCTGACCAAGGAGGAGAAAGAAAAGGTGGTAACAGAATGTGACCACCTGAATAACCTTAAGTTTTCACCCTACGAACCCAATGCCTTTACCGAACATGGGGCACTGATGTTGGCCAGCATCCTCAATACTCCCGCCGCTATCCATGCCTGTGTGCAAGTAGTCCGTACTTTTGTGCGGATGCGCGAAATTGTAGACAACCACGCCATCGGCTTCGAAAACCATATCGCAGAGCGCCTCGCACACCTAGAGCACAAAAGCGAAACACAGTTTCAGAGTATCTTACAGGCCATCCAACAATTGCGTACCGGGGGCAGCCTGCCCGAAGCCCCTTCAGAAGACCTTGAAGACTTTGAGGAGCCGTCAGCGCCAACTCCTGAGGAGTAA
- a CDS encoding zinc finger MYND domain-containing protein, whose protein sequence is MKKSNTSPPKETVTTPSSSPFRWSRKQLFPAASDKLYQQYVLNTDSAEAYERFRDKSYQESYRLKRRLAALAGVCMQCFGALLATFAIYELISFLLPKFAYAEWLAAVVALVLLVLLESGKRLLWSELFSEKFKRGAFPLATLLLSLLLFGISAGSSTVGCYRLTLAMMDSTASITQQSDQTLKQIEAGYTLQIQEYKQKMQQVETEVQQQIKAKRFLTTPPSEERKLQFYSSQIERLQQERDRKLDRLSDATLSQTGAVQQKAKQYAVAGFGVSALFELMALLCIAYLAYYDFRVYLESQTPPAGTDTGTQWQPTNAHNTPPVDLQAILQMLSRVVSPPEGLPHNPQVLPAALPGQSTLGYPKNEYAQPIGFQVKPEQQSFNNKGVSANTRSPHTDSATDADTRTYTIKCKHCGKKATKHSASARYCSDECKTAAARKRKQKAAAKR, encoded by the coding sequence ATGAAAAAGTCAAACACATCACCCCCCAAAGAAACTGTTACCACCCCGAGTAGCTCACCCTTTCGCTGGTCACGCAAGCAGTTGTTTCCGGCAGCGTCCGACAAGCTCTACCAACAGTATGTACTAAATACCGACAGTGCCGAGGCCTATGAGCGCTTCCGCGATAAAAGTTACCAAGAAAGTTACCGCCTCAAACGCCGCTTGGCAGCCTTGGCCGGTGTCTGTATGCAGTGTTTCGGAGCCTTGTTGGCTACATTTGCCATCTATGAGCTGATTTCGTTCCTGCTGCCCAAGTTTGCCTATGCCGAGTGGTTGGCCGCCGTGGTGGCCTTGGTGCTGCTAGTCTTGTTGGAGTCGGGCAAGCGCCTGCTTTGGAGCGAGCTATTTTCGGAGAAGTTCAAACGCGGTGCCTTTCCCTTGGCTACCTTGTTGCTTTCACTACTGCTCTTTGGCATCAGTGCGGGTAGTTCTACGGTAGGTTGTTACCGCCTTACTCTCGCTATGATGGACAGCACGGCCAGCATCACACAGCAGTCTGACCAAACCCTCAAACAGATAGAAGCCGGCTATACCCTACAAATCCAAGAGTACAAACAAAAGATGCAGCAAGTCGAGACAGAAGTACAGCAACAAATTAAGGCCAAACGCTTTCTGACTACGCCACCCTCCGAAGAGCGTAAGCTACAGTTTTATAGTTCGCAGATAGAGCGTCTTCAACAAGAGCGCGACCGCAAACTCGACCGCCTCAGCGATGCTACCCTGAGCCAAACCGGTGCTGTCCAACAAAAAGCCAAACAGTATGCCGTAGCTGGCTTTGGCGTGAGTGCCTTGTTTGAACTGATGGCCTTGCTTTGTATTGCCTATTTGGCCTATTACGATTTTCGCGTATACCTCGAAAGTCAAACCCCGCCCGCTGGTACAGACACTGGCACGCAATGGCAGCCAACAAACGCTCACAACACCCCACCAGTCGATTTGCAGGCTATCTTACAGATGCTTAGCCGCGTGGTAAGTCCTCCGGAGGGATTACCCCACAACCCCCAAGTCCTGCCGGCAGCCTTGCCCGGACAGAGTACCTTGGGGTATCCCAAAAACGAATATGCTCAGCCTATTGGTTTTCAGGTAAAGCCCGAGCAACAATCTTTCAACAACAAAGGAGTAAGCGCCAACACCCGCAGCCCTCATACGGATAGTGCTACCGATGCGGATACCCGCACCTACACCATCAAGTGTAAGCACTGTGGTAAAAAAGCCACCAAACACAGCGCGAGTGCGCGGTATTGCTCCGACGAGTGCAAAACCGCCGCAGCTCGCAAGCGCAAGCAAAAAGCAGCTGCTAAACGCTAA
- a CDS encoding TetR/AcrR family transcriptional regulator: MDTAKITTKESLIQKAALTFNQQGYHHTSIADLAKACEVKASLFYYYFENKEALMQAVLEYVFEMSVKRLRLLAQNPELTPQEKLAKVTKFMEKLYLNTEGGCIMANTTLETALAAPVYLDTLKAFFEEWIAAYQLIYQSQYQPDKARELAEATVQDIEGGIMLTKLYQDKKYLLNALKRSERLLG; the protein is encoded by the coding sequence ATGGACACTGCCAAAATCACCACCAAAGAAAGCCTGATACAAAAAGCGGCCCTGACATTCAATCAGCAAGGCTACCATCACACCAGCATTGCCGATTTGGCAAAGGCCTGTGAGGTAAAGGCTTCGCTGTTTTACTACTATTTTGAGAACAAAGAGGCCTTGATGCAGGCCGTCTTAGAGTATGTGTTTGAGATGAGTGTCAAGAGGCTACGCTTATTGGCCCAAAACCCCGAACTCACCCCCCAAGAGAAGCTTGCTAAGGTAACCAAGTTTATGGAAAAGCTTTACCTCAATACAGAAGGAGGCTGTATTATGGCCAATACCACCTTGGAGACTGCCCTCGCCGCACCTGTATATCTCGATACGCTGAAGGCTTTTTTTGAGGAGTGGATAGCCGCATATCAGCTCATTTACCAAAGCCAATACCAACCCGATAAGGCAAGAGAATTGGCCGAAGCTACCGTGCAGGATATTGAAGGGGGGATTATGTTGACCAAACTTTATCAAGACAAAAAGTACCTGCTCAACGCCCTCAAACGCTCCGAAAGGCTTTTGGGATAG